In one window of Syngnathus scovelli strain Florida chromosome 22, RoL_Ssco_1.2, whole genome shotgun sequence DNA:
- the snrpf gene encoding small nuclear ribonucleoprotein F, with translation MSLPLNPKPFLNGLTGKPVMVKLKWGMEYKGYLVSVDGYMNMQLANTEEYVDGALAGHLGEVLIRCNNVLYIRGVEEEEEDGEMRE, from the exons ATG aGTTTACCACTGAACCCTAAGCCCTTCCTGAACGGGCTGACGGGCAAGCCAGTGATGGTGAAGCTCAAGTGGGGCATGGAGTACAAAGGCTACCTAGTCTCTGTGGACGGTTACATGAACATGCAG CTGGCGAACACGGAAGAGTACGTGGACGGAGCGTTGGCGGGTCATCTCGGTGAAGTCCTCATCAG GTGCAACAATGTTCTCTACATCCGAGGggtggaagaagaggaggaggatggagaAATGAGAGAGTGA
- the amdhd1 gene encoding probable imidazolonepropionase — protein MSTSRLKLLVKNAQQVLVICNNGEKYLTKGNSDIDIHVIHGASVVIGSDGLIKAVGPVDVIELEYSDASFDHVIDATGMCVLPGLVDAHTHPIWAGDRVHEFAMKLAGATYMDVHRAGGGIHFTVERTRAAAAHDLLASLSGRLERMRRAGTTLVEVKSGYGLDLPTEMKMLEVMEEARRTLPISISATYCGAHAVPKGKSVAEATEDILQVQLPALKERMAAGTLRVDNIDVFCEEGVFDVSSTRAILRAGMEMGLNANFHGDELHPMNAAQLGAELGALAVSHLEEVTDQGIAAMARAKTAAVLLPTTAYILRLAQPRARAMLDAGVIVALGSDFNPNAYCCSMPIVMHLACVNMRMSMPEALAAATINAAYALGRSHTHGSLEAGKHGDLLVINAPRWEHLIYQLGAHQELIRFVVVKGDVVYDNDKTLAL, from the exons ATGTCGACAAGTCGTTTGAAACTACTGGTGAAAAACGCGCAGCAGGTACTCGTGatttgcaacaacggggagaaatACCTAACAAAAGGCAACAGTGACATCGACATCCACGTCATCCACGGTGCAAGCGTCGTCATCGGCAG CGACGGGCTAATTAAAGCGGTTGGCCCGGTTGATGTGATCGAATTGGAGTATTCGGATGCTTCCTTCGATCACGTGATCGACGCCACGGGGATGTGTGTCTTGCCTG GCTTGGTCGACGCTCACACCCACCCCATCTGGGCCGGCGACCGCGTGCACGAGTTTGCCATGAAG CTGGCGGGCGCCACCTACATGGACGTGCACCGAGCAGGGGGCGGCATCCACTTCACAGTGGAGCGCACACGGGCGGCCGCCGCCCACGACCTCCTGGCCTCGCTGAGCGGCAGGCTGGAGCGCATGCGGCGGGCCGGCACCACGCTGGTGGAGGTCAAGAGCGGCTACGGCCTGGACCTGCCCACCGAGATGAAGATGCTGGAGGTGATGGAGGAAGCCCGCCGCACTCTGCCCATCAGCATCTCCGCCACGTACTGCGGCGCCCACGCCGTGCCCAA AGGGAAAAGTGTGGCAGAAGCCACCGAGGACATCCTGCAGGTTCAACTTCCCGCATTGAAGGAGCGCATGGCGGCCGGGACGCTGCGGGTGGACAACATCGACGTGTTCTGCGAGGAGGGAGTCTTCGACGTGTCCTCCACCCGCGCCATCCTGCGGGCGGGCATGGAAATGGGCCTCAACGCCAACTTCCACGGAGACGAGCTGCATCCCATGAACGCCGCTCAG CTGGGGGCCGAGCTTGGAGCGTTGGCCGTCAGCCACCTGGAGGAAGTGACGGACCAGGGCATCGCCGCCATGGCCCGGGCCAAGACGGCGGCCGTCCTGCTGCCGACCACAGCTTACATCCTCAGGCTAGCCCAACCGAGGGCGCGCGCCATGTTGGATGCGGGCGTGATCGTGGCCCTGGGGAGCGACTTCAACCCCAACGCGTACTGCTGCTCCATG CCCATCGTCATGCACCTGGCCTGCGTCAACATGAGGATGTCCATGCCCGAGGCCTTGGCGGCGGCCACCATCAACGCCGCCTACGCCCTCGGACGCTCCCACACGCACGGCTCGCTGGAAGCGGGAAAACACGGCGACCTGCTGGTCATCAACGCCCCGCG GTGGGAGCATCTCATCTACCAGCTGGGCGCGCATCAGGAGCTCATCCGCTTCGTGGTCGTCAAGGGCGACGTGGTCTATGACAATGACAAGACGCTGGCCTTGTGA
- the ntn4 gene encoding netrin-4, with protein MPLSFVLLLLSVAVLSGAGAAPEAMSRAGVAPRCESRACNPRMGNLALGRRVLTQSACGNNGTEPYCAYAEPGLACGPAKCGKCNAALPHLSHLAGAMSDSSFRHPDTWWQSAEGADSETLQLDLEAEFYFTHLIAVFRSPRPSAMTLERSQDFGRTWRTLQYYARNCSAAFGVPEGKAVTSGGDGATCTSKYSGAYPCTRGEVIYRTLPKWESLDPFGPEGQQQLRVTNVRIRLLERQPCPCQAKDAAVAAETPPTRHFAIYDLMVKGSCFCNGHAEQCVPAPGYQPVRDRTNHVVHGKCVCRHNTAGDHCERCAALYNDRPWQPADGLTGAPHECRKCKCNGHAHSCHFDWSAWRDSGQRSGGVCDCLHNTEGRQCQNCRPGFFRDPGRPHTAPDSCKPCSCHPVGSAPCDPTSGECVCKPGVGGPHCDRCLPGYWGFHPYGCRPCDCAGDCDPLTGDCVLGSDLYNLEGNSSEPVRIFRVDELFSALHYSEKCECKEQPLTNSKLFCTMNYAYVLKAKVLSAHDKGSHAEVEVKVQKVLSQKVKLQRGRVILYPESWTARGCTCPILNPGVEYLVAGHADRKRGHLLVNMKSFVKPWTATLGRKVLALLRKDCNW; from the exons ATGCCGTTGtcgtttgtgctgctgctgctgagcgTGGCCGTGTTGTCAGGTGCAG gCGCAGCGCCGGAGGCAATGTCACGAGCGGGCGTGGCCCCGCGCTGCGAGAGCCGCGCCTGCAACCCCCGCATGGGCAACCTGGCGCTCGGCCGCCGCGTCCTGACCCAGAGCGCGTGCGGCAACAACGGCACCGAGCCGTACTGCGCCTACGCCGAGCCGGGCCTGGCGTGCGGCCCCGCCAAGTGCGGCAAGTGCAACGCCGCCCTGCCCCACCTGTCGCACTTGGCGGGCGCCATGTCCGACTCGTCCTTCCGCCATCCCGACACCTGGTGGCAGTCGGCGGAGGGCGCCGACTCGGAGACGCTGCAACTGGACCTGGAGGCCGAGTTCTACTTCACGCACCTCATCGCCGTCTTCCgctcgccgcggccctccgccatGACGTTGGAGCGCTCGCAGGACTTTGGCCGCACGTGGCGCACTCTGCAGTACTACGCCCGCAACTGCAGCGCTGCTTTCGGCGTCCCGGAGGGCAAGGCGGTCACGTCCGGTGGGGACGGCGCCACCTGCACGTCCAAGTACTCCGGGGCCTACCCGTGCACCCGAGGAGAG GTGATCTACCGGACGCTCCCCAAGTGGGAGTCTCTGGACCCGTTCGGCCCGGAGGGCCAGCAGCAGCTGCGGGTGACCAACGTGCGCATCCGGCTGCTGGAGCGCCAGCCGTGCCCGTGCCAGGCCAAAGACGCCGCTGTCGCCGCTGAGACTCCGCCCACACGCCACTTTGCCATCTACGACCTGATGGTCAAGGGCAGCTGTTTCTGCAACGGGCACGCCGAGCAGTGCGTGCCCGCGCCGGGCTACCAGCCCGTCCGGGATCGGACCAACCATGTG GTGCACGGCAAGTGCGTGTGTCGACACAACACGGCCGGCGACCACTGCGAGCGCTGCGCCGCGCTCTACAACGACCGACCCTGGCAGCCCGCCGACGGCCTGACGGGGGCGCCGCACGAGTGTCGCA AGTGCAAGTGTAACGGCCACGCTCACAGCTGCCATTTTGATTGGTCGGCGTGGCGGGACTCGGGCCAGCGCAGCGGCGGCGTGTGCGACTGTCTGCACAACACCGAGGGGCGCCAGTGTCAGAACTGCAGGCCCGGTTTCTTCCGGGACCCCGGACGCCCCCACACGGCCCCTGACTCTTGCAAgc CGTGCAGCTGTCACCCCGTGGGCTCAGCGCCGTGCGACCCGACCAGCGGCGAGTGCGTGTGCAAGCCCGGCGTGGGCGGCCCCCACTGCGACAGGTGCCTGCCGGGCTACTGGGGCTTCCACCCGTACGGCTGCCGGCCGTGCGACTGCGCCGGGGACTGCGACCCCTTGACGGGCGACTGCGTGCTGGG GTCGGACTTGTACAACTTGGAGGGAAACTCCAGCGAGCCCGTCAGGATCTTCAGAGTGGACGAGCTCTTCTCTGCCCTCCACTACTCAG agaagtgcgagtgcaAAGAGCAGCCGCTGACCAACAGCAAACTGTTCTGCACCATGAACTACGCCTACG ttctgaaggcgaAGGTGCTGTCGGCCCACGACAAGGGCTCGCACGCCGAGGTGGAGGTGAAGGTCCAGAAGGTGCTGAGTCAGAAGGTGAAGCTCCAGCGAGGCCGCGTCATACTCTACCCCGAGTCGTGGACGGCCAGAGGCTGCACCTGCCCCATCCTCAACCCAG GTGTGGAGTACCTGGTGGCGGGTCACGCCGACCGGAAGCGGGGCCACCTGCTGGTCAACATGAAGAGCTTCGTCAAGCCCTGGACAGCCACTTTGGGCCGCAAAGTGCTGGCGCTGCTCAGGAAGGACTGCAACTGGTAG